A genomic region of Metopolophium dirhodum isolate CAU chromosome 1, ASM1992520v1, whole genome shotgun sequence contains the following coding sequences:
- the LOC132936075 gene encoding ER membrane protein complex subunit 5 — protein sequence MFNLYRQIFALGILSLLHAAYSAAQHRSYLRITEQEFDGLPFDIFVQGVVSLFLSMYGILYLAGDFKEVRAIEELECKTWETLHNTPAFYIFNHRGKTLFSNTF from the exons ATGTTTAACTTGTACCGACAAATATTCGCTCTAGGTATACTGTCGTTACTACATGCAGCGTATTCAGCGGCTCAGC atcGATCTTATTTACGAATAACGGAACAGGAATTTGATGGATTACCATTTGAT atatttgTGCAAGGTGTAGTTAGTCTTTTTCTGTCAATGTATGGAATATTGTACTTGGCAGGAGATTTTAAAGAAGTGAGAGCCATTGAAGAATTGGAATGTAAGACATGGGAGACATTACACAACACACctgcattttatatatttaatcacaGAGGTAAAACTCTGTTCTCTAatacgttttaa
- the LOC132937562 gene encoding nucleolar protein 10 encodes MDSPLIYNLSCGKSLPEWLSERKRRTLLKKNPELKRRIELLQDFDMPGLSTTVKVTPDGQYILATGIYKPRIKCYDVNNLAMKFERCFDSEAVTFEILSNDYSKFVILQCDRYVEFHSQEGRYYRLRIPKFGQDMKYHYPTCDLYIGGNSSDIYRLNLDRGQFLNPFVSSAGDEINKLAINPVHNMLLSGTKEGKVEAWDPRAHVSIGVLDCALSSVTNDTNIATDGFPSITALAFENALTLGVGTATGQILLYDLRSNKPFRVKDHLFGLPIRDIAFQDENVLSMDSSSVKIWNKNTGKLFAALESGNDTQFNNLCVIPQTGMMFIANENTKIQTHYIPSLGPAPRWCGFLDALVEELEETKKETVYDDYKFVTRNELEELGLSHLIGTNLLKAYMHGYFVDIRLYRKAKSVAEPFAYEEYRRKKIREKIESERTNRVQVQKLPAVNKELALKLINDEKEGKKNNKSKDSLLKDDRFKALFENPSFQVDTNAEEYKLLNPVLKRLDKSKQKELESQIQKQFDPVEDEIEGKPSSEESSDEYSSDDDQKWAKELKSEYRSAKRRRIATEREERNKSEKDSNDDNDSDDNDLSVQSERAIKPPKFYEIKEGEEFVGSNSNRSNSIQNSSATLGERINSEHFNSVKMLSSGNRQFTFSTQKEKKYKKADIEAEKHKKERLSVIRKGPKNLRKPKFYAGPKSKTFNKKRK; translated from the exons ATGGACAGCCCATTAATTTACAATCTAAGCTGTGGAAAATCATTGCCAGAA TGGCTTTCCGAAAGAAAAAGacgaacattattaaaaaaaaatcctg aattgaaAAGGCGAATTGAATTATTGCAAGACTTTGATATGCCTGGTCTTAGTACAACAGTAAAAGTAACACCAGATGGACAATACATATTGGCTACCGGTATTTATAAGCCCAGGATTAAGTGTTATGATGTCAATAATTTAGCCATGAAATTTGAAAGATGTTTTGATTCTGAAGCTGTTACTTTTGAAATACTCTCAAATGATTATAGCaaa tttgtgATCTTACAATGTGACCGTTATGTTGAATTCCATTCTCAAGAAGGGCGCTATTATAGATTACGCATTCCAAAATTCGGCCAAGATATGAAATATCATTATCCAACATGTGATTTATATATTGGAGGAAAtag ttcagatatttatagattaaatttaGATAGAGGGCAGTTTTTGAATCCATTTGTATCTAGTGCTGGTGATGAAATTAACAAATTAGCTATAAACCCTGTACATAATATGCTTTTATCTGGCACTAAGGAAGGAAAAGTTGAAGCATGGGATCCTAGAGCTCATGTCAGTATTGGAGTTCTAGATTGTGCTCTAAGCTCAGTTACAAATGACACAAATATTGC tactgACGGATTTCCATCTATAACTGCACTGGCATTTGAAAATGCTTTAACATTAGGTGTTGGTACAGCCACAGGCCAAATACTTTTATATGACTTGCGTTCTAATAAACCATTTAGGGTTAAAGATCATTTGTTTGGATTACCTATTAGAGATATTGCATTCCAAGATGAAAACGTATTATCTATGGACTCATCTTCGGTAAAAATATGGAATAAGAATACT GGTAAATTATTTGCTGCTCTTGAATCTGGTAATGATACACAATTTAATAACCTCTGTGTTATTCCACAAACTGGAATGATGTTCATTGCTAATGAAAACACAAAAATTCAAACACACTACATACcg AGCTTAGGACCAGCTCCGAGATGGTGTGGATTTTTGGATGCATTAGTTGAGGAGTTAGAGGAAACTAAAAAAGAAACAGTCTATGatgattataaatttgttactCGGAATGAATTAGAAGAACTTGGTTTATcacatttaatag gAACAAACCTGTTAAAAGCATATATGCATGGATATTTTGTGGACATCAGACTGTACAGAAAAGCTAAATCTGTCGCAGAACCATTTGCTTATGAAGAATATCGTAGGAAAAAGATAAGAGAAAAAATTGAATCAGAAAGAACTAATCGTGTCCAAgttcaa aaattacCTGCTGTTAATAAAGAACTTgctttgaaattaattaatgatgaaaaagaaggaaagaaaaataataaatccaaAGATAGCTTATTAAAAGATGATCGGTTTAAAGCGCTGTTTGAAAACCCATCTTTCCAAGTTGATACTAATGCTGAAGAATacaa GTTATTGAATCCAGTTTTGAAACGATTAGATAAATCGAAGCAAAAGGAACTTGAATCACAGATTCAAAAACAATTCGATCCAGTTGaa gATGAAATTGAAGGAAAACCTAGTTCGGAAGAAAGTAGTGATGAATATAGTTCAGATGATGACCAAAAATGGGCTAAAGAATTAAAGTCTGAATATAGATCAGCTAAAAGAAGAAGAATAGCAACTGAACGTGAGGAACGTAATAAATCAGAAAAAGACAGTAACGATGACAATGATAGTGATGATAATGATTTAAGTGTACAAAGTGAACGAGCAATCAAACCACCAAAATTCTATGAAATTAAAGAAGGAGAAGAATTTGTTGGATCCAATAGTAATAGATCAAATTCTATTCAAAATTCTAG tGCAACATTGGGTGAAAGAATAAATTCAGAACATTTCAATTCAGTCAAAATGCTGTCTAGTGGTAATCGGCAGTTCACATTTTCAACACAAAag GAAAAGAAATATAAGAAAGCTGACATAGAAGCAGAAAAGCACAAAAAAGAAAGGCTAAGTGTAATCAGAAAAGGTCCTAAGAACTTACGTAAACCTAAGTTTTATGCGGGTCCTAAAagtaaaacttttaataaaaaacgaaaataa
- the LOC132937565 gene encoding reactive oxygen species modulator 1, translated as MPVPSGSLYGGQGKPSCYDRVSTSFMMGATIGITIGILFGGLGGLRSGYRGRELVGSMGKTMLQSGGTFGTFMGVGAALRC; from the exons ATGCCAGTGCCGAGTGGAAGTTTGTACGGAGGTCAAGGTAAACCATCGTGTTACGACAGAGTATCCACTTCATTTATGATGGGAGCAACGATCGGAATAACTATTGGAATTCTATTCGGTGGTTTAGGAGGCTTGAG atCAGGATACAGAGGCCGAGAGCTCGTTGGCAGTATGGGAAAAACTATGTTGCAGAGTGGCGGAACATTTGGCACGTTTATGGGTGTTGGTGCTGCCCTTAGATGTTGA
- the LOC132935205 gene encoding histone-lysine N-methyltransferase eggless-like, with amino-acid sequence MSGHRCINDNCQSKPKIRLFAAQKSVCNYYSVHYRPDRQVCGACMQKCIIYLDRIGRRFKNGECILDDKYPKKQIGIIELSDSDDDDIKPSTRDLDPQIAKLSTSLKTILKDTVKPLFKKQEELCESYLISKKAKLVAGNEQLNKVVDEVDLAITKLYNNIYKFDGQRKFKFDEEISIIDDMDHDVSIVSSKKLPGLPDDLPEEGTLIRHLLKVGDRVYGMKHSQMQPWIEGTIKSAVSDTYFNIIFGDTEEKVLNNKNLAYIDSSSHTQYPVGSRVIAKFQDTNIEMTDKFYVGVVAEPPKYLNNFRYMIFFDDGYTQYVYHKNIRLVCGMSLNVSDDVHENIREFVKMYLHKYPERPMVKFNKKQIVRTELNNLWCSAKVKNVDASLVQLKFLDIKVEHTEWMYRGSNRLGPIYNQLNSNNQDKRVRGTVLTDVNKLLNRPYIEIENLTENVKSDNINNSDNTQKPQENNGVVKSIEIPANCPKPLPYKHHECSHFCMLWVHYDYSQTKYMNVLSIPLHYGFMRSVLTDKKLKLKKVIYTTPCGRDIDNENKMYSYLKLTSYGNSQMTMDLFNFDCLINPLSSFSVPEVFIRIKDVSYEMEFKAISVFNSLNDSVPAHIRYITKSISGRNVHLNIDPKFLCGCDCIDDCEDKSKCSCWQLTNEGPKNYPAIFKDHDNIGYSFKRLHKQVITGIFECNVNCKCMKTCLNRVVQEPLKTSLQLFFTKKKGWGVRTLADIPKGSFVCTYLGVLRTEKDVDNDFSLNWGEYLADLDFLETVEEIKDGYESYVAQSEDESEDYTSSSDDEEFNPSWAIKSNVSSLFESRMSLRKNLQKTNTKTDGKHELSKLNTQQKIENKNTSLLRYLDKNCGIYTLDAKVDGNIGRYFNHSCDPNIFVQNVFIDTHDLRFPWVSYFALSNIPAGTELAWDYNYMIGSVKNKRLMCHCGSKNCKGRLL; translated from the exons ATGTCCGGCCATCGGTGCATCAATGATAATTGCCAATCAAAACCTAAAATTAGGCTGTTCGCCGCTCAAAAATCTGTGTGCAATTATTATAGTGTCCACTACAGGCCAGATCGCCAAGTGTGTGGGGCCTGTATGCAGAAATGTATCATTTATTTGGATAGGATCGGTAGACGGTTTAAAAACGGAGAATGTATACTCGACGATAAATATCCAAAAAAACAAATCGGTATAATTGAGTTATCAGACTCTGACGACGATGATATCAAGCCATCAACAAGAGACCTCGACCCGCAAATAGCTAAATTGAGTACATCATTGAAAACTATCTTGAAGGATACTGTTAAGCCATTATTCAAAAAACAAGAAGAATTATGTGAAAGCTATTTGATTTCTAAAAAAGCCAAACTAGTTGCTGGAAATGAACAATTGAACAAAGTAGTGGATGAGGTAGATCTGGCAATCACAAAACTATACAACAACATATACAAGTTTGATGGTCAAAGGAAGTTTAAGTTTGACGAAGAGATAAGTATTATTGATGACATGGATCATGATGTATCCATTGTATCATCTAAAAAATTACCTGGATTGCCGGATGATTTACCCGAAGAAGGCACACTAATAAGACACTTGTTAAAAGTGGGTGACAGAGTGTATGGGATGAAACATTCACAAATGCAGCCATGGATTGAGGGGACTATTAAATCAGCAGTTAGtgacacatattttaatattatatttggcgATACAGAAGAAaaagttttgaataataaaaatttagcaTACATAGATTCTTCAAGCCACACACAGTATCCAGTAGGCAGTAGAGTGATTGCCAAATTCCAAGATACGAATATTGAAATGACGGATAAATTCTATGTAGGAGTAGTTGCAGAACCACCAAAATATCTCAACAATTTCAG GTACATGATATTCTTTGATGATGGATACACACAGTATGTATACCATAAGAATATTCGTCTCGTGTGTGGTATGTCATTAAATGTAAGCGACGATGTACATGAAAATATTCGAGAATTTGTGAAGATGTATTTACACAAATATCCAGAACGGCCTATGgtgaagtttaataaaaaacaaatagtacgCACAGAGCTAAACAATTTATGGTGTTCAGCCAAAGTGAAAAACGTAGATGCATCGTTAGTACAGTTAAAATTTCTTGATATCAAGGTCGAACACACAGAATGGATGTATCGGGGCTCAAACAGGTTAGGCccaatatataatcaattaaatagTAACAATCAAGATAAGCGTGTACGTGGTACGGTGTTGACTGatgttaataagttattaaatcgACCTTATATTGAAATAGAAAATCTGactgaaaatgtaaaaagtgATAACATTAATAACAGTGACAATACTCAAAAACCTCAAGAAAATAATGGTGTAGTTAAATCAATTGAAATACCAGCGAACTGTCCAAAACCGCTTCCTTACAAGCACCATGAGTGTTCTCATTTTTGTATGTTATGGGTTCACTATGACTAcagtcaaacaaaatatatgaatgtttTAAGCATTCCATTACATTATGGATTTATGAGGTCTGTATTAACagacaaaaagttaaaattaaaaaaagtaatatatacCACTCCTTGCGGTCGTGATATagataatgaaaacaaaatgtacAGTTACTTGAAACTGACAAGTTATGGTAATAGCCAAATGACAATGgacttatttaattttgattgtttgattAATCCGCTATCTTCGTTCAGCGTACCAGAAGTGTTTATTCGTATAAAAGACGTATCTTATGAGATGGAGTTTAAAGCAATTAGCGTTTTCAACAGTTTGAATGACTCAGTACCAGCCCACATAAGGTATATAACAAAAAGCATATCTGGCCGTAACGTTCATTTGAATATAGACCCAAAATTTTTATGTGGATGCGATTGTATTGATGATTGCGAAGACAAAAGTAAATGTTCCTGTTGGCAACTTACTAACGAGGGTCCAAAAAATTACCCTGCTATTTTCAAAGACCATGACAACATTGGCTACAGTTTCAAACGGCTACACAAACAAGTAATCACGGGTATTTTTGAATGTAATGTCAATTGTAAATGTATGAAAACTTGTTTAAATCGTGTTGTTCAGGAACCACTAAAGACGTCACTGCAACtgtttttcactaaaaaaaaaggcTGGGGGGTGAGAACGCTCGCTGATATTCCCAAAGGCAGTTTTGTTTGTACATATCTTGGGGTGCTTCGCACAGAGAAAGATGTTGATAATGATTTTTCGTTAAACTGGGGCGAATATCTGGCAGATTTGGATTTTCTCGAGACAGTTGAAGAGATCAAAGATGGATATGAAAGTTATGTGGCCCAGTCTGAAGATGAAAGTGAAGATTATACTAGTTCATCTGATGATGAAGAGTTTAATCCTAGTTGGGCAATCAAGAGTAACGTGAGTAGTCTGTTTGAATCTAGAATGTCGTTAAGGAAAAATTTACAAAAGACAAATACAAAAACTGATGGAAAACATGAACTGTCTAAGTTAAATACtcaacaaaaaattgaaaataaaaacacatcttTGCTAAGATACCTAGATAAAAACTGTGGTATCTACACGCTGGATGCTAAGGTCGATGGGAACATAGGTCGCTATTTTAACCATTCTTGTGACCCAAACATAtttgttcaaaatgtttttatcgatACACATGACCTTAGATTTCCATGGGTGTCATACTTTGCACTATCAAATATTCCAGCAGGAACCGAACTAGCATgggattataattatatgataggcagcgtgaaaaacaaaagacttATGTGCCACTGTGGGTCAAAAAATTGCAAGGGCagactattataa
- the LOC132937564 gene encoding endoplasmic reticulum-Golgi intermediate compartment protein 3, protein MSSKKGFFSMNTLKQFDAFAKPLEEVQIKTVWGGIVSLVCFLTIVFLMVSNLVEYLDNTPTEELFVDTSRNKKLQINFDIVVPKISCDFLVLDAVDNSGETHLQVDHNIYKRRLNLEGQPISDPEKSDDVGSKKTLNPASTLKSNETDNANNTEALCGSCYGAESSTIPCCNTCDDVKRAYKMKNWDFRPLSIEQCKNQSSQNEMYDKAFKEGCQLYGTLLVNRVSGSFHIAPGMSFSFNHMHVHDVHPFSSSSFNTTHTIRHLSFGQKLESINTSHDRNPLDSTESIAEEGATMFQYYIKIVPTLYQRRDLSIFSTNQFSVTKHKVQAFDKGPSGAPGIFFSYEFSPIMIKLTEKPRLLGHLFTQFLCNISGVFICFWIIDIFMYKVSKVYNIRKKQLPNSNN, encoded by the exons atgtcttcGAAGAAAgggtttttttctatgaatacaTTGAAACAATTTGATGCATTTGCTAAACCATTAGAAGAAGttcaaataaaaactgtatGGGGTGGAATcg TTTCTTTGGTTTGTTTTCTAACCATTGTTTTTTTGATGGTGTCAAATTTAGTTGAATATCTTGACAACACTCCCACTGAAGAACTTTTTGTTGACACATCACGAAATAAAAAGttacaaataaattttgatattgttGTTCCTAAGATATCTTGTGATT ttctagtTTTAGATGCAGTTGATAATTCAGGTGAAACACATCTGCAGgttgatcataatatttataaacgaagATTAAATTTAGAAGGACAACCAATTAGCGATCCTGAAAAGTCTGATG ATGTTGGcagtaaaaaaacattaaat CCTGCGTCCACCTTAAAATCAAATGAAACAGATAATGCTAATAATACTGAAGCACTTTGTGGAAGCTGTTATGGAGCAGAAAGTTCAACTATTCC gtGTTGTAATACATGTGATGATGTTAAAAGAGCttacaaaatgaaaaattgggATTTCCGTCCTTTAAGTATAGAACAATGCAAGAATCAATCATCTCAAAATGAAATGTATGACAAAGCATTTAAAGAAGGTTGTCAACTGTATGGTACACTACTGGTAAATAGA GTTAGTGGAAGTTTTCATATTGCTCCAGGAATGAGTTTTTCGTTTAACCATATGCatg ttcatGACGTACATCCATTTTCATCTTCATCGTTTAACACAACTCACACTATAAGACATTTATCATTCGGTCAAAAATTGGAATCAATTAATACAAGTCATGATCGTAATCCATTGGACTCAACTGAATCTATTGCTGAAGAAG GAGCAACAATGTttcagtattatataaaaattgttccaACTCTCTATCAAAGAAGAGACCTATCAATATTTTCTACCAACCAGTTCTCAGTGACCAAACacaag gTTCAAGCATTTGATAAAGGTCCATCAGGCGCCCCTGGAATATTCTTTAGCTATGAATTTTCACCTATCATGATCAAGTTGACTGAAAAGCCAAG GTTACTAGGGCATCTGTTCACTCAGTTTTTGTGCAATATCAGTGgagtttttatatgtttttggattattgatatatttatgtacaaagTATCTAAGGTGTACAATATACGCAAGAAACAATTACCtaattctaataattaa
- the LOC132936073 gene encoding mitochondrial uncoupling protein Bmcp, giving the protein MEKREWPLFVYGGLSSCIAEFSTFPIDTTKTRLQVQGQLDGQFNKIKYRGMVDAFCQIYKQEGFLSLYSGISPALIRQCTYGSLKFGTYYTLKQATNEYLNVTEDVAVNFGCAICAGIISASIANPTDVLKVRLQALGRDKTGIFLDNNVFKCFRYIYVHEGLRGLWKGVGPTSQRAAVIAAVELPVYDYCKHKLMDIFGNNIFNHLISSLIASFGSAVASNPIDVIRTRLMNQKHNRNTELVQQHIYRGSIDCLIKTVKYEGVVALYKGFVPTFVRMGPWNIIFFVIYERLKTI; this is encoded by the exons atgGAAAAGAGGGAGTGGCCACTATTTGTGTATGGTGGTCTATCATCCTGTATTGCCGAATTTA GTACTTTTCCTATTGATACAACTAAAACTAGACTGCAAGTTCAGGGGCAATTGGATGGacagtttaataaaattaaataccgtGGAATGGTAGATGCTTTTTGTCAGATTTATAAACAAGAAGGTTTTTTGTCACTTTATTCtgg AATTAGCCCTGCATTAATACGTCAGTGTACATATGGTTCACTTAAGTTTGGaacgtattatacattaaaacaagCAACTAATGAATATCTAAATGTGACCGAAGATGTAGCTGTAAATTTTGGATGTGCTATATGTGCTGGAATAATATCTGCATCTATTGCTAATCCTACAGATGTGCTTAAAGTCAGGCTTCAGGCTTTGGGTCGAGAtaaaactggaatttttttagataataacgtttttaaatgttttcgttACATTTATGTACACGAAGGACTCAGAGGTTTGTGGAag GGAGTTGGACCAACATCGCAACGAGCTGCAGTTATTGCAGCTGTTGAGTTGCCAGTTTATGATTATTGTAAACACAAGTTGATGGacatttttggaaataatattttcaatcacttaat CTCAAGTCTAATAGCTAGTTTCGGAAGTGCTGTTGCGTCTAATCCTATTGATGTAATCagg aCTAGACTGATGAACCAGAAGCACAATAGAAATACTGAGCTTGTTCAACAACATATCTATAGAGGAAGTATTGATTGTCTAATAAAA ACTGTTAAGTATGAAGGAGTTGTGGCACTGTACAAAGGTTTCGTTCCCACTTTCGTTCGAATGGGACCctggaacataatattttttgtgatttatgaaaGACTGAAAACAATCTAA